The genomic interval TGGCAGCTCTGGGCCGACCCGCGTCAGCTCGAGCGCTGGTGGGGCCCGCCAACCTACCCCGCCACCTTCACCAAGCACGACCTGGCGCCGGGCAGCCGCGTCGAGTACCACATGACCGGTCCCGAGGGCGACCAGCCGCACGGCTACTGGGAGATCGTCGAGGCCAACCCGCCGCGGTCGCTCGTGTTCCGGGACGGCTTCGCCAACGACGACGGCTCGCCGAACACCGATCTGCCGCTCACCACCGCCCGGGTCACGATC from Actinomycetota bacterium carries:
- a CDS encoding SRPBCC domain-containing protein: MTVTAVRKDPQALTMAIDAEFDASPERVWQLWADPRQLERWWGPPTYPATFTKHDLAPGSRVEYHMTGPEGDQPHGYWEIVEANPPRSLVFRDGFANDDGSPNTDLPLTTARVTIEEIGSGRTRMSIESLFPSTEAMEQVLALGAEEGLKQAVGQIDAILAEDATSRSAP